A portion of the Kiritimatiellia bacterium genome contains these proteins:
- the efp gene encoding elongation factor P, translated as MYTASDLRKGLKIELDGVPYEVVEFNFVKPGKGQAMYKCRIKNLITRTTQDRTFREVDQIGKPDLEERVVQYSYEDGHHYVFTDPRTYEEFHLSADTLGDARYFLSDNVEVSLLLHNGRVIGVEFVKPFVEKEIVETEPGVRGDTATNVTKPAKIDTGYELRVPLFIDVGDWVRIDTRTGEYVERVSRR; from the coding sequence AATCGAGCTCGACGGCGTGCCGTACGAGGTCGTCGAGTTCAACTTTGTGAAGCCCGGCAAGGGCCAGGCGATGTACAAGTGTCGCATCAAAAACCTGATCACCCGGACCACCCAAGACCGCACCTTCCGCGAGGTGGACCAGATCGGCAAGCCGGACCTCGAGGAACGGGTGGTACAGTACTCGTACGAGGACGGGCACCACTACGTCTTCACCGACCCGCGCACTTACGAGGAGTTCCACCTGAGCGCGGACACCCTGGGTGACGCGCGCTACTTTTTGAGCGACAATGTCGAGGTGAGCCTGCTGCTGCACAACGGCCGGGTGATCGGCGTTGAGTTCGTGAAGCCGTTTGTGGAAAAAGAAATCGTGGAGACCGAGCCCGGTGTGCGCGGCGACACCGCGACGAACGTGACAAAGCCGGCGAAGATCGACACCGGCTATGAGCTGCGCGTGCCGCTGTTCATTGATGTGGGCGACTGGGTCCGCATCGACACGCGCACCGGCGAGTACGTCGAACGCGTGAGTCGGCGCTAA